A genomic segment from Desulfurella amilsii encodes:
- a CDS encoding class I SAM-dependent methyltransferase, with amino-acid sequence MKKAVISINENGDIFDGNFEDSPFYLIVEGDQKKKIQDCALDINKLGDSVLIGKSVSVEFKNIITSKSIEYIFLDFVNAVEVLEYFKNYSDKIQVFDNNTEDYEEWFEKNKYVYLSEVEALKKVMPKEGKGIEIGVGSGRFALPLGIKVGVEPSKQMADIAKKNGIDVIFGVAESLPLEDNSFDFALMAVTICFVNDPLKSLKECYRILKPKGKIIIGIVDSDTTLGRLYLEKKENSVFYKHARFFSSKQVIDLLEKSGFTFKQAYQVLLGDYRQINAVEEPKEGFGEGGFSVLVGEK; translated from the coding sequence ATGAAGAAAGCTGTTATATCAATTAATGAAAACGGTGATATATTCGATGGCAATTTTGAAGACTCGCCATTTTATTTAATTGTTGAAGGCGATCAAAAAAAGAAAATTCAGGACTGCGCATTAGATATAAACAAGCTTGGCGATAGTGTATTAATCGGCAAAAGTGTTTCAGTTGAATTTAAAAATATAATTACAAGTAAAAGCATAGAATACATTTTTTTGGATTTTGTTAATGCAGTTGAAGTTTTAGAGTACTTTAAGAATTATTCAGATAAGATTCAAGTATTTGATAACAATACAGAAGATTACGAAGAATGGTTTGAAAAGAATAAGTACGTTTACTTATCAGAAGTAGAGGCTCTTAAAAAAGTCATGCCCAAAGAAGGCAAAGGTATTGAAATTGGGGTAGGTAGCGGGAGATTTGCTTTGCCACTTGGTATTAAAGTGGGTGTTGAACCATCAAAGCAAATGGCGGATATTGCAAAGAAAAATGGCATAGATGTAATATTTGGCGTAGCGGAAAGTTTACCGCTTGAAGACAATAGTTTTGATTTTGCCTTAATGGCTGTAACGATTTGCTTTGTAAATGATCCACTAAAGAGTTTAAAGGAGTGTTATCGCATATTAAAACCAAAAGGTAAAATTATCATAGGTATTGTAGATTCAGATACAACTTTAGGCAGACTTTACTTAGAAAAAAAAGAAAACAGTGTATTCTATAAGCATGCAAGATTTTTTTCATCAAAACAGGTTATAGATTTGTTGGAAAAATCGGGTTTTACTTTCAAGCAAGCCTATCAAGTGTTGTTAGGCGATTATAGACAAATAAATGCCGTTGAAGAACCCAAAGAAGGCTTTGGTGAGGGTGGATTTAGCGTGTTGGTAGGTGAAAAATGA